A region from the Benincasa hispida cultivar B227 chromosome 8, ASM972705v1, whole genome shotgun sequence genome encodes:
- the LOC120082663 gene encoding uncharacterized protein LOC120082663 encodes MGRTAASLPVTLFFFFLLLTSLPPSFSFSFSQFKTLFSLAHSLMSRVANLRASRGDFAGSQRARHIAQKLEPGLGFSFWGSMWSLAWDYTKNYAWRDLPFSELYDAVPDMNQLLRAFNELTRLESDSARASWVARNYQSLLGVSNSLLQRLLKVFRKAGAWKEVVETVQKEVVDGGLLKDCLELGSGDLKGMIQILKDLALNFYSSTSGRPNEL; translated from the exons atgggcAGAACGGCGGCATCTCTTCCGGtcactctcttcttcttcttccttcttctaaCCTCCTTACCGCCgtccttctccttctccttctcccaattcaaaaccctattttcccTCGCACATTCCCTCATGTCTCGCGTCGCCAATTTACGCGCCTCCCGCGGCGACTTCGCCGGCTCACAACGGGCCAGGCACATTGCCCAAAAGCTTGAACCAGGGCTCGGATTTAGCTTCTGGGGCTCCATGTGGTCGCTCGCCTGGGACTACACCAAGAACTACGCTTGGAGAGACCTCCCCTTTTCGGAACTTTACGACGCCGTTCCCGACATGAACCAATTGCTTAGGGCCTTCAATGAGTTGACTCGGTTGGAATCAGACTCGGCTAGGGCGAGTTGGGTGGCGCGGAATTACCAATCTCTTCTCGGGGTCTCCAATTCGCTGTTGCAGAGGCTTCTTAAAGTGTTTCGAAAAGCG GGGGCTTGGAAGGAAGTGGTGGAGACAGTTCAAAAGGAAGTGGTGGACGGTGGATTGCTGAAGGACTGCTTGGAACTGGGAAGTGGTGATTTGAAAGGCATGATTCAGATTCTCAAGGATTTGGCTTTGAATTTCTATTCCTCCACTTCTGGCCGGCCTAATGAACTGTAA